Proteins from a genomic interval of Echeneis naucrates chromosome 21, fEcheNa1.1, whole genome shotgun sequence:
- the LOC115061879 gene encoding methylmalonic aciduria and homocystinuria type D homolog, mitochondrial-like isoform X1, which yields MALFCCRAKLVTYLPGLQLLVHRVAGTRSFSFAGSADESHVALNPLQMGLQTVWPDDDMELFRLQNQCCQLPDNVGFDCHLEGPADQAPSLEHKEPHDVLLSPFTTESHEQVLPHLVRALKNDPNSSCGVGTRWCFDSPSVECVVQLCPELLQRDFKSMFPDAPPTDMTVMTVTQRTHNDMTAWSAEVAWEREQMLKKFVEGAREICHALQRDDFWADFIDPSSGLAFFGPYTNNTMFETDERYRQLGFQIEDLGCCKAIRHCLWGTHVFVGTIFTNAPTSSTIMRKLQGN from the exons ATGGCT ctGTTTTGCTGCAGAGCCAAGCTGGTCACTTACCTTCCAGGACTTCAGTTGTTGGTGCACCGTGTGGCTGGAACTAGATCCTTCTCATTTGCTGGATCAGCTGATGAATCCCATGTAGCTCTGAATCCCCTTCAAATGG GACTGCAGACAGTTTGGCCTGATGATGACATGGAGCTCTTCAGGCTCCAGAACCAGTGCTGCCAGCTACCTGATAATGTGGGTTTTGACTGCCACCTTGAAGGACCAGCAGATCAGGCACCCAGTTTGGAACACAAGGAGCCCCATGATGTACTGTTATCCCCATTCACCACTGAGAGCCATGAGCAGGTCCTGCCCCACCTAGTGAGAGCTTTG AAAAATGATCCCAACTCCTCTTGTGGTGTTGGCACAAGGTGGTGCTTTGATTCCCCCAGTGTGGAATGCGTGGTCCAGTTGTgtcctgagctgctgcagagag ATTTCAAATCGATGTTCCCTGATGCCCCCCCCACTGATATGACGGTAATGACAGTGACTCAAAGGACTCACAATGACATGACAGCATGGTCTGCTGAGGTGGCATGGGAGAGAGAACAGATGTTGAAGAAG TTTGTTGAAGGAGCCAGGGAGATCTGCCACGCTCTGCAGAGAGATGATTTCTGGGCTGACTTCATTGACCCATCTTCAGGCCTGGCA TTTTTTGGCCCCTACACCAACAACACCATGTTTGAGACAGATGAGAGGTACCGTCAGCTGGGCTTCCAAATCGAGGATCTTGGCTGCTGCAAAGCGATCCGACACTGTCTGTGGGGGACACATGTTTTTGTGGGGACAATATTCACCAATGCACCAACCAGCAGCACCATCATGAGGAAGTTGCAGGGCAACTGA
- the LOC115061879 gene encoding methylmalonic aciduria and homocystinuria type D homolog, mitochondrial-like isoform X2, translating to MELFRLQNQCCQLPDNVGFDCHLEGPADQAPSLEHKEPHDVLLSPFTTESHEQVLPHLVRALKNDPNSSCGVGTRWCFDSPSVECVVQLCPELLQRDFKSMFPDAPPTDMTVMTVTQRTHNDMTAWSAEVAWEREQMLKKFVEGAREICHALQRDDFWADFIDPSSGLAFFGPYTNNTMFETDERYRQLGFQIEDLGCCKAIRHCLWGTHVFVGTIFTNAPTSSTIMRKLQGN from the exons ATGGAGCTCTTCAGGCTCCAGAACCAGTGCTGCCAGCTACCTGATAATGTGGGTTTTGACTGCCACCTTGAAGGACCAGCAGATCAGGCACCCAGTTTGGAACACAAGGAGCCCCATGATGTACTGTTATCCCCATTCACCACTGAGAGCCATGAGCAGGTCCTGCCCCACCTAGTGAGAGCTTTG AAAAATGATCCCAACTCCTCTTGTGGTGTTGGCACAAGGTGGTGCTTTGATTCCCCCAGTGTGGAATGCGTGGTCCAGTTGTgtcctgagctgctgcagagag ATTTCAAATCGATGTTCCCTGATGCCCCCCCCACTGATATGACGGTAATGACAGTGACTCAAAGGACTCACAATGACATGACAGCATGGTCTGCTGAGGTGGCATGGGAGAGAGAACAGATGTTGAAGAAG TTTGTTGAAGGAGCCAGGGAGATCTGCCACGCTCTGCAGAGAGATGATTTCTGGGCTGACTTCATTGACCCATCTTCAGGCCTGGCA TTTTTTGGCCCCTACACCAACAACACCATGTTTGAGACAGATGAGAGGTACCGTCAGCTGGGCTTCCAAATCGAGGATCTTGGCTGCTGCAAAGCGATCCGACACTGTCTGTGGGGGACACATGTTTTTGTGGGGACAATATTCACCAATGCACCAACCAGCAGCACCATCATGAGGAAGTTGCAGGGCAACTGA